The following proteins come from a genomic window of Streptomyces sp. GS7:
- a CDS encoding DNA polymerase III subunit gamma and tau: MSSLALYRRYRPETFAEVIGQEHVTDPLQQALRNNRVNHAYLFSGPRGCGKTTSARILARCLNCEEGPTPTPCGKCQSCVDLARNGRGSIDVIEIDAASHGGVDDARELREKAFFGPAGSRYKIYIIDEAHMVTSAGFNALLKVVEEPPEHLKFIFATTEPEKVIGTIRSRTHHYPFRLVPPGTLREYLAEVCGREDIPVEDGVLPLVVRAGAGSVRDSMSVMDQLLAGAGADGVTYAMATALLGYTDGSLLDSVVEAFAAGDGAAAFEVVDRVIEGGNDPRRFVADLLERLRDLVILAAVPDAAEKGLIDAPADVVERMTAQAAVFGPGELSRAADLVNAGLTEMRGATSPRLQLELICARVLLPAAYDDERSVQARLDRLERGLGAGAVALGGPAGPGGGLGGPGGGGPVGPGGAVLESGGGPVAAYAPGPEAHPPMPAEPSGPAAARAAVRGAAGAGGGGGADAGLGAGAGAGAGAGTAVPPAAAPGTGAVPGGAYDGGQAAPQGGPQGGPQGGAPGGPQSGSAAGGRPGAWPGATQLSGGGAAGGARQPGSWPSAVAPGQGGQGGQGGAGSQAASGASGAGGSGGASVPGASVPGAGAAPAPVGQQVSGGAAQGAAQVRQMWPQILDAVKDRRRFTWILLSQNAQVSGFDGTTLQIGFPNAGARDSFANGGSEEVLKDVLAERFQLQWRVEAIVDPSGGASPPAGGARGGGGGFGGAPAAPQQAAPQPAPQPSAPASEAPGGQYGPGGGGSQGARMAREAVAPSASAGGGQGGPPVEPSYSAPEPPMAIEYDMPAEDDPDLVDSALSGHELIVRELGATVVEEFNNE, translated from the coding sequence GTGTCGTCCCTTGCGCTGTACCGCCGCTACCGCCCCGAGACCTTCGCCGAGGTCATCGGGCAAGAGCACGTGACCGATCCGCTGCAGCAGGCGTTGCGGAACAACCGCGTCAACCACGCCTATCTGTTCAGCGGGCCGCGCGGCTGCGGCAAGACGACGAGCGCGCGGATCCTGGCGCGGTGCCTGAACTGTGAGGAAGGTCCCACTCCCACGCCGTGCGGGAAGTGCCAGTCGTGTGTGGACCTGGCGCGGAACGGCCGGGGCTCGATCGATGTGATCGAGATCGACGCGGCGTCCCACGGCGGTGTCGACGACGCGCGTGAGCTGCGGGAGAAGGCGTTCTTCGGGCCGGCCGGCAGCCGGTACAAGATCTACATCATCGACGAGGCGCACATGGTGACCTCGGCGGGCTTCAACGCCCTGCTGAAGGTCGTCGAGGAGCCGCCGGAGCATCTGAAGTTCATCTTCGCGACGACCGAGCCGGAGAAGGTCATCGGGACGATCCGGTCGCGGACGCATCACTATCCGTTCCGGCTGGTGCCGCCGGGGACGCTGCGGGAGTACCTGGCGGAGGTGTGCGGGCGGGAGGACATCCCGGTCGAGGACGGGGTGCTGCCGCTGGTGGTGCGGGCCGGGGCCGGGTCGGTGCGTGACTCGATGTCGGTGATGGACCAGCTCCTCGCCGGTGCCGGCGCGGACGGTGTGACGTATGCCATGGCGACGGCGCTGCTGGGGTACACGGACGGGTCGCTGCTGGATTCCGTCGTGGAGGCGTTCGCCGCGGGGGACGGGGCGGCGGCCTTCGAGGTCGTCGACCGGGTCATCGAGGGGGGCAACGACCCGCGGCGGTTCGTGGCGGATCTGCTGGAGCGGCTGCGGGACCTGGTGATCCTGGCGGCGGTGCCGGACGCGGCGGAGAAGGGGCTGATCGACGCACCCGCCGATGTCGTGGAGCGGATGACGGCGCAGGCCGCGGTGTTCGGCCCAGGAGAGCTGAGCCGGGCCGCGGATCTGGTGAACGCGGGCCTGACGGAGATGCGCGGCGCGACCTCGCCGCGGCTCCAGCTGGAGCTGATCTGCGCGCGGGTGCTGCTGCCCGCGGCGTACGACGACGAACGATCGGTGCAGGCGCGGCTGGACCGCCTGGAGCGGGGCCTGGGCGCCGGCGCGGTGGCGCTGGGCGGTCCGGCCGGTCCCGGCGGCGGCCTCGGCGGTCCCGGTGGGGGCGGGCCCGTCGGTCCCGGTGGGGCGGTGCTGGAGTCCGGGGGCGGACCCGTGGCCGCGTATGCGCCGGGGCCGGAGGCGCATCCGCCGATGCCGGCCGAGCCGTCCGGTCCCGCCGCGGCGCGGGCCGCGGTGCGCGGGGCGGCGGGCGCGGGTGGTGGCGGCGGTGCCGATGCCGGTCTCGGGGCAGGTGCAGGGGCAGGTGCAGGGGCAGGTACTGCGGTCCCGCCGGCTGCCGCTCCGGGGACGGGTGCGGTGCCGGGTGGTGCGTACGACGGTGGGCAGGCGGCGCCCCAGGGCGGCCCCCAGGGTGGTCCGCAGGGCGGTGCTCCGGGTGGTCCGCAGAGTGGTTCGGCGGCCGGTGGGCGGCCCGGAGCCTGGCCCGGCGCCACGCAGCTGAGTGGTGGCGGTGCCGCGGGCGGGGCGCGGCAGCCCGGCAGCTGGCCGTCGGCCGTGGCGCCGGGGCAGGGAGGTCAGGGCGGTCAGGGAGGCGCGGGAAGCCAGGCGGCGTCCGGTGCTTCCGGGGCCGGTGGCTCCGGTGGGGCGTCCGTGCCGGGTGCGTCCGTGCCGGGTGCCGGGGCGGCGCCCGCGCCCGTGGGGCAGCAGGTTTCCGGCGGTGCGGCGCAGGGGGCCGCGCAGGTGCGGCAGATGTGGCCGCAGATCCTGGACGCGGTGAAGGACCGGCGGCGGTTCACCTGGATCCTGCTGAGCCAGAACGCCCAGGTCTCCGGGTTCGACGGGACGACGCTCCAGATCGGCTTCCCCAACGCCGGGGCCCGGGACAGCTTCGCGAACGGCGGCAGCGAGGAGGTCCTCAAGGACGTGCTGGCCGAGCGGTTCCAGCTCCAGTGGCGGGTCGAGGCGATCGTCGATCCGTCGGGTGGTGCCAGTCCGCCGGCCGGCGGTGCCCGCGGCGGCGGGGGCGGCTTCGGCGGTGCCCCGGCCGCGCCGCAGCAGGCGGCCCCGCAGCCGGCTCCCCAGCCGAGCGCCCCGGCGTCCGAGGCCCCCGGCGGGCAGTACGGGCCGGGCGGTGGCGGAAGCCAGGGCGCGCGGATGGCACGGGAGGCGGTGGCCCCGTCGGCGTCCGCGGGCGGTGGCCAGGGCGGGCCTCCGGTGGAGCCTTCGTACAGCGCGCCGGAGCCGCCGATGGCGATCGAGTACGACATGCCGGCCGAGGACGATCCGGATCTCGTCGACTCGGCGCTCAGCGGTCATGAGCTGATCGTGCGCGAGCTCGGCGCGACGGTCGTCGAGGAGTTCAACAACGAGTGA
- a CDS encoding DUF2079 domain-containing protein, whose protein sequence is MSTPAPSRPRPSTDPAPPRGGDTHRRHTTRPHLLAALFLAAYTALSVTRHLQLRSTGYDLGIFEQAVRAYAQLRAPVSELKGAGYNLLGDHFHPILATLAPLYRLFPTPLTLLTAQAALVALSVIPVTRLAIRTTTPRLGTAIGIAYGLSWGLQKAVAFDFHEIAFAVPLLAFCLENLALRRWRTAAAWAAPLVLVKEDLPLTVTAIGLYLLLSGRRRLGLAVSAYGVLSGLLIVLVVIPALNPGGHYDYLNTATQAAGDPLTRLLLPPRKLGTLLALLAPTAFLALRSPLVLLALPTLAWRFWSTNPAYWGLDYHYSAVLMPIVFLAFADALGRLHRPEPTTRIVAVSVTASLLALPFLPLRDLAGPAWRPSPWAGAVREVTAAVPDGAEIAAVNRLAPQLTSRARVHRFPQALDSGTRPEWLLISDPARGGLPDFPWELPRLPQIPSLGYRLVLERSGIQLYRLADR, encoded by the coding sequence GTGTCCACCCCCGCCCCGTCCCGCCCCCGTCCGTCCACGGACCCGGCGCCGCCCCGCGGCGGTGACACCCACCGACGACACACGACCCGCCCCCACCTCCTGGCGGCACTGTTCCTCGCCGCCTACACCGCGCTGTCGGTCACCAGGCACCTCCAACTCCGGTCCACCGGCTACGACCTGGGCATCTTCGAGCAGGCCGTACGCGCCTACGCCCAGCTGCGCGCCCCCGTCTCCGAGCTCAAGGGCGCCGGCTACAACCTCCTCGGTGACCACTTCCACCCCATCCTGGCCACCCTCGCCCCGCTCTACCGGCTCTTCCCGACCCCGCTGACCCTGCTCACCGCCCAGGCCGCCCTGGTCGCGCTGTCCGTCATCCCGGTCACCCGGCTGGCGATCCGCACCACCACCCCACGGCTCGGCACCGCGATCGGCATCGCCTACGGCCTGTCCTGGGGCCTGCAGAAAGCCGTCGCCTTCGACTTCCACGAGATAGCCTTCGCGGTCCCGCTGCTCGCCTTCTGCCTGGAAAACCTGGCCCTGCGCCGCTGGCGCACCGCCGCCGCCTGGGCGGCGCCACTGGTCCTGGTCAAGGAAGACCTACCGCTGACCGTCACCGCGATCGGCCTGTACCTCCTGCTGTCCGGCCGCCGCCGACTCGGCCTTGCCGTATCGGCCTACGGCGTGCTCTCCGGCCTGCTGATCGTGCTGGTCGTCATCCCGGCCCTCAACCCCGGCGGCCACTACGACTACCTCAACACCGCCACCCAGGCCGCCGGCGATCCGCTCACCCGGCTGCTCCTGCCACCGCGGAAACTCGGCACGCTGCTCGCGCTGCTCGCCCCGACCGCGTTCCTGGCCCTGCGCTCGCCGCTGGTCCTCCTCGCGCTGCCCACACTCGCCTGGCGCTTCTGGTCGACGAACCCGGCGTACTGGGGGCTGGACTACCACTACAGCGCCGTCCTGATGCCCATCGTCTTCCTCGCCTTCGCCGACGCACTGGGCAGGCTGCACCGGCCCGAACCGACCACCCGGATCGTGGCCGTCAGTGTCACGGCGAGCCTGCTGGCTCTCCCCTTCCTCCCCCTGCGGGATCTGGCCGGCCCCGCGTGGCGACCCAGCCCCTGGGCCGGCGCGGTCCGCGAGGTCACGGCCGCCGTACCGGACGGCGCCGAGATCGCCGCCGTCAACCGCCTCGCCCCGCAGCTCACCTCACGGGCCCGCGTCCACCGCTTCCCGCAAGCCCTGGACAGCGGCACCAGGCCGGAGTGGCTGCTGATCAGCGACCCGGCCCGCGGCGGCCTGCCCGACTTCCCCTGGGAGCTGCCCCGCCTGCCGCAGATTCCCTCACTCGGCTACCGATTGGTCCTGGAGCGCTCCGGCATCCAGCTCTACCGGCTCGCCGACCGATGA
- a CDS encoding response regulator transcription factor has translation MRVLVVEDEERLASVLRRGLESEGYAVDVCHDGRHGLWMARQQPYQAIILDIMLPGLDGYRVCDRLRREDVRTPILMLTAKNGEYDEAEALDTGADDYLAKPFSYVVLLARLRALIRRGGPVRRPAVQIGDLHLDPATRRCRRGGTEIELTAKEFAVLAYLGLRAGEVVSRANLLEEVWDAHHEAASNIIDVHIRALRRKIDIPFGRCSIRTVRGVGYRLVDDDR, from the coding sequence GTGCGCGTGCTGGTGGTCGAGGACGAGGAGCGGCTGGCTTCCGTGCTCCGCCGCGGCCTGGAGAGCGAGGGCTACGCCGTCGACGTGTGCCATGACGGCCGCCACGGCCTGTGGATGGCCCGGCAGCAGCCCTACCAGGCGATCATCCTGGACATCATGCTTCCCGGCCTGGACGGGTACCGGGTCTGCGACCGGCTGCGGCGCGAGGACGTCCGCACCCCGATCCTGATGCTCACCGCCAAGAACGGTGAGTACGACGAGGCGGAGGCCCTGGACACCGGGGCCGACGACTACCTGGCCAAGCCGTTCTCCTACGTGGTGCTGCTGGCCCGGCTCCGGGCGCTGATCCGCCGCGGCGGCCCCGTGCGTCGGCCCGCCGTGCAGATCGGGGACCTGCACCTCGACCCGGCCACCCGCCGGTGCCGCCGCGGCGGGACCGAGATCGAGCTCACGGCCAAGGAGTTCGCCGTCCTCGCCTACCTCGGACTGCGGGCCGGAGAGGTGGTGAGCCGCGCCAACCTGCTGGAAGAGGTCTGGGACGCCCATCACGAGGCCGCCAGCAACATCATCGACGTCCACATCAGGGCGCTGCGCCGCAAGATCGACATCCCGTTCGGCCGCTGCAGCATCCGTACCGTGCGCGGCGTCGGCTACCGGCTGGTCGACGATGATCGGTAG
- a CDS encoding sensor histidine kinase yields MGDIRNRARASLDVIEQRYKYGYGSGQVLFETPYTWVIVDPAGRFVEGDPDLQPFVPAPLYGLPDRPGPTVPIEQDLHLGAVADDAPAGSRELSDHDFRVVTSAFHGPGLLDGRARAPVENLTLHILVTPQEAEEAVATVDQVLYVGLPAAVLLVALIVWTTASRALRPVEVIQQRLRTITSRDLSLRVPVPPRHDEIARLAATTNDTLDRLEQAVEQQRRFTADASHELRTPLASLRADLEVALHYPDRTNWPEVIRGTLGDAERLERLIEDLLLLADLDNRTPSTAHPVDLGALARKAAAQARRHAPASVSVSVQVDCPAGDGVTVHGDARQLERLLRNLLDNAVRHARGRVQVTVSAPAGTALVDVRDDGPGIPAEHRERIFERFTRLDASRNRTSGGTGLGLAIAREIAHNHHGTLTLGETPPAAGARFVAALPLQEGRAPRSSTPHEES; encoded by the coding sequence ATGGGCGACATCCGCAACCGGGCCAGAGCCAGCCTGGACGTCATCGAGCAGCGCTACAAGTACGGCTACGGCAGCGGCCAGGTCCTCTTCGAGACCCCCTACACCTGGGTGATCGTCGACCCTGCGGGCCGTTTCGTCGAAGGCGACCCCGACCTGCAGCCTTTCGTACCCGCCCCGCTGTACGGGCTCCCCGACCGGCCGGGACCGACCGTCCCCATCGAGCAGGACCTCCACCTGGGCGCCGTTGCCGACGATGCCCCGGCCGGCAGCAGGGAACTCTCCGACCACGACTTCAGGGTGGTGACCTCGGCCTTCCACGGCCCGGGCCTGCTCGACGGCAGGGCGCGCGCCCCTGTCGAGAACCTCACGCTGCACATCCTCGTCACCCCCCAGGAGGCCGAGGAGGCCGTCGCCACCGTCGACCAGGTGCTGTACGTCGGCCTTCCCGCGGCGGTCCTCCTGGTCGCCCTGATCGTGTGGACCACCGCCTCGCGGGCCCTGCGCCCCGTGGAGGTCATCCAGCAGCGCCTGCGCACCATCACCAGCCGTGACCTGAGCCTGCGCGTGCCCGTCCCACCCCGCCACGACGAGATCGCGCGCCTGGCGGCCACCACCAACGACACCCTGGACCGGCTGGAACAGGCCGTCGAGCAGCAGCGGCGTTTCACCGCCGACGCCTCCCACGAACTGCGCACCCCTCTCGCCTCGTTGCGAGCCGACCTCGAAGTGGCCCTGCACTACCCCGACCGCACGAACTGGCCCGAGGTCATCCGCGGCACCCTCGGCGACGCCGAACGCCTGGAGCGGCTCATCGAGGACCTGCTCCTGCTCGCCGATCTCGACAACCGCACCCCGTCGACCGCCCACCCCGTCGACCTGGGCGCCCTGGCCCGGAAGGCAGCCGCACAGGCACGCCGGCACGCGCCCGCGTCCGTCTCCGTCTCCGTCCAGGTCGACTGCCCGGCGGGCGACGGCGTCACCGTCCACGGCGACGCGCGGCAGCTGGAGCGGCTGCTGCGCAACCTCCTCGACAACGCCGTGCGGCACGCCCGCGGCCGCGTCCAGGTCACCGTCTCCGCCCCCGCCGGCACCGCCCTGGTCGACGTCCGCGACGACGGCCCCGGCATTCCCGCCGAGCACCGCGAGCGGATCTTCGAGCGGTTCACCCGCCTCGACGCCTCCCGCAACCGCACCAGCGGCGGTACCGGCCTCGGCCTGGCCATCGCCCGCGAGATCGCCCACAACCACCACGGCACCCTCACTCTCGGCGAGACCCCACCGGCCGCCGGAGCCCGCTTCGTCGCCGCACTGCCCCTCCAGGAGGGGCGAGCCCCGCGGTCGTCAACTCCTCATGAGGAGTCGTAG
- a CDS encoding GntR family transcriptional regulator, translating to MAVAYERIADELRTAIRAGRLGPGDRLPAETKLAERFGRSVPTVREALRALRDEGLIEKRHGIGNFVRRERTLARRTNLRHQWEKDRARAPVAQRAMTGATEHDTGLKVNDLVFRARYREIPARADLAAALGVREGAALLERSYRTRHATESAPFSLVTSYLVRDMIASNPDLLDETKEPWPGGTQSQFHSVGIELDRVEERVTARPPMPEEAEELELPPGTSVLVLRKTSYATDGRVVDVTDLVLPGDRTELLFTTPLERW from the coding sequence ATGGCAGTGGCGTACGAGCGGATTGCGGACGAGCTGCGCACCGCCATCCGCGCGGGTCGGCTCGGGCCCGGCGACCGGCTGCCGGCGGAGACGAAGCTCGCCGAGCGGTTCGGGCGCAGTGTGCCGACCGTCCGGGAGGCGCTGCGCGCGCTGCGGGACGAGGGCCTCATCGAGAAGCGGCACGGCATCGGCAACTTCGTCCGCCGTGAGCGCACCCTCGCGCGGCGGACCAACCTCCGGCACCAGTGGGAGAAGGACCGGGCCCGTGCGCCGGTGGCGCAGCGGGCGATGACCGGTGCCACCGAGCACGACACGGGGCTGAAGGTGAACGACCTTGTCTTCCGGGCCCGTTATCGCGAGATACCGGCGCGTGCCGATCTCGCCGCGGCGCTCGGCGTGCGCGAGGGTGCGGCGCTTCTCGAACGCAGTTACCGGACGCGGCACGCCACCGAGAGCGCGCCCTTCAGCCTGGTGACCTCCTACCTGGTGCGCGACATGATCGCGTCGAACCCCGATCTGCTGGACGAGACCAAGGAGCCGTGGCCGGGGGGTACGCAGAGCCAGTTCCATTCCGTCGGAATCGAGCTGGACCGCGTCGAGGAGCGCGTCACCGCCCGCCCGCCGATGCCGGAGGAGGCCGAGGAGCTGGAGCTGCCGCCCGGGACGTCCGTCCTGGTGCTCCGGAAGACCTCGTACGCCACCGACGGCCGCGTCGTGGACGTCACCGACCTCGTCCTGCCCGGCGACCGTACGGAACTGCTGTTCACCACTCCCCTGGAAAGGTGGTGA
- a CDS encoding glycosyltransferase family 2 protein, with protein MRRRIIVVTAVHAPSARFLPDAHASLTRQELPDGWEWHWVIQEDGTSGEVARYVPDDARVTFRQGRPGGPGVARTIALAQADGEYVKVLDADDQLPPGTLARDLAALEGDRGIGWATSRVLDLLPDGSTAGFDGDPEPGPIERGAVLDFWKAHDFLAQVHPATLFVRRDLLLALGGWMALPASEDTGLLLALNAVSRGWFSAEVGLLYRKWPGQATGQASHTDAAERAARMAVVEARARRLADLNWRYPGMD; from the coding sequence GTGCGCCGGCGCATCATCGTCGTCACCGCCGTCCACGCGCCCTCCGCGCGGTTTCTGCCGGACGCCCACGCATCGCTCACCCGGCAGGAACTCCCCGACGGGTGGGAGTGGCACTGGGTGATCCAGGAGGACGGCACGAGCGGCGAGGTCGCCCGGTACGTCCCGGACGACGCCCGGGTGACCTTCCGGCAGGGCCGCCCCGGCGGTCCGGGCGTCGCGCGCACCATCGCCCTCGCGCAGGCGGACGGCGAGTACGTCAAAGTCCTGGACGCGGACGACCAGTTGCCGCCCGGCACGCTGGCCCGGGACCTGGCGGCGCTCGAAGGCGACCGCGGTATCGGCTGGGCGACCTCCCGCGTCCTCGACCTCCTCCCCGACGGCTCCACCGCCGGTTTCGACGGCGACCCGGAGCCGGGCCCGATCGAGCGCGGTGCCGTCCTCGACTTCTGGAAGGCGCACGACTTCCTCGCCCAGGTCCACCCGGCGACCCTCTTCGTCCGCCGTGACCTGCTCCTCGCCCTCGGCGGCTGGATGGCCCTCCCGGCCTCCGAGGACACCGGGCTGCTCCTGGCGCTGAACGCCGTCAGCCGCGGCTGGTTCTCCGCCGAGGTGGGCCTCCTCTACCGGAAGTGGCCCGGGCAGGCGACCGGGCAGGCATCCCACACCGACGCCGCCGAGCGCGCCGCCCGCATGGCGGTGGTGGAGGCGCGGGCGCGCCGGCTCGCCGACCTCAACTGGCGCTATCCCGGCATGGATTGA